In Arachis hypogaea cultivar Tifrunner chromosome 2, arahy.Tifrunner.gnm2.J5K5, whole genome shotgun sequence, a genomic segment contains:
- the LOC112743869 gene encoding uncharacterized protein isoform X2: MHLKVKYAFSLHHSRKRVLIEWNGSGQPIGESGGLLGGVLGLIASNFNNFSIMYKTWHKVPLQYKDAVFENTIKKIFVVNDDEHKRYILSNLENKWKNNRCKLFNEHYKSELGWDANVNLNPIGIPKDHWAAFLEYRLSPKTQKLCAKNATNRQQLKIPHTLGSKTLARKRHELEDLQKEISEGASENEAYVKVFGKENSSC; this comes from the exons ATGCATCTTAAAGTAAAATATGCATTTTCCCTTCATCATAGTAGGAAACGAGTTCTTATAGAATGGAATGGAAGTGGTCAGCCAATTGGAGAATCCGGTGGACTCTTGGGAGGTGTTTTGGGGCTCATTGCaagtaattttaataatttttctatAATGTACAAAACTTGGCATAAGGTTCCACTACAATACAAAGATGCTGTTTTTGAAAATACTATTAAg aaaatatTTGTTGTTAATGATGATGAACACAAAAGGTATATATTGTCAAATCTTGAAAATAAGTGGAAGAATAATAGATGCAAGCTATTCAATGAGCATTATAAATCGGAACTTGGTTGGGATGCAAATGTTAATTTGAATCCAATTGGAATTCCCAAAGACCATTGGGCTGCATTTTTGGAATATAGATTGAGTCCAAAAACTCAG AAATTGTGTGCAAAGAATGCTACAAATCGGCAACAATTAAAAATTCCTCACACTCTTGGCTCAAAAACACTTGCTAGGAAACGCCATGAACTT GAAGACTTACAAAAGGAAATTAGTGAGGGTGCTTCTGAAAATGAAGCATATGTTAAAGTATTCGGCAAAGAGAATTCAAGCTGTTAG
- the LOC112743869 gene encoding uncharacterized protein isoform X1 has protein sequence MHLKVKYAFSLHHSRKRVLIEWNGSGQPIGESGGLLGGVLGLIASNFNNFSIMYKTWHKVPLQYKDAVFENTIKKIFVVNDDEHKRYILSNLENKWKNNRCKLFNEHYKSELGWDANVNLNPIGIPKDHWAAFLEYRLSPKTQKLCAKNATNRQQLKIPHTLGSKTLARKRHELEVKTGRQFSRGEMFSITHKKKDETFVNGEAQQKNEDLQKEISEGASENEAYVKVFGKENSSC, from the exons ATGCATCTTAAAGTAAAATATGCATTTTCCCTTCATCATAGTAGGAAACGAGTTCTTATAGAATGGAATGGAAGTGGTCAGCCAATTGGAGAATCCGGTGGACTCTTGGGAGGTGTTTTGGGGCTCATTGCaagtaattttaataatttttctatAATGTACAAAACTTGGCATAAGGTTCCACTACAATACAAAGATGCTGTTTTTGAAAATACTATTAAg aaaatatTTGTTGTTAATGATGATGAACACAAAAGGTATATATTGTCAAATCTTGAAAATAAGTGGAAGAATAATAGATGCAAGCTATTCAATGAGCATTATAAATCGGAACTTGGTTGGGATGCAAATGTTAATTTGAATCCAATTGGAATTCCCAAAGACCATTGGGCTGCATTTTTGGAATATAGATTGAGTCCAAAAACTCAG AAATTGTGTGCAAAGAATGCTACAAATCGGCAACAATTAAAAATTCCTCACACTCTTGGCTCAAAAACACTTGCTAGGAAACGCCATGAACTT GAAGTTAAAACTGGACGACAATTTAGTAGAGGAGAAATGTTTTCTATCActcacaagaaaaaagatgaaacatTTGTCAATGGGGAAGCACAACAAAAGAAT GAAGACTTACAAAAGGAAATTAGTGAGGGTGCTTCTGAAAATGAAGCATATGTTAAAGTATTCGGCAAAGAGAATTCAAGCTGTTAG